The Neoarius graeffei isolate fNeoGra1 chromosome 1, fNeoGra1.pri, whole genome shotgun sequence region atataacaCCTTtcaaaaaaacccaaggacgctttacaattatagacaaggaaagaataaataaataatataaaaataaataaaaagtagtctaccaagtaggggtcaggatgtaattcccgtggtgtagcagccacagtcccaccaaaaggcgcacgaaaacaagtcccacatctccagcaccgctgcTGTGacagtcagcaacatcgctcgaacaccatgccatggatccacaaagtgagcagagaagctctgccacgcagagcgctggtgtatcccaaaccgcctgcacagctgccgcggcaccaccgagcaacatcgcttgggacatcacgccaagcgttaaagcacagagtgctggacaaccacgatgtaaaatgagcaacaagctcactgcagtccatagctgggaccacaggcatcacccacggcaaaccaaggcctggagggaaccgatgcccaaaactgggtctggagctacaccacaaccagtggacaaaacacttaaacatcaaactacacaaacacacagaaaaaaaaaatagaaaaagaaatgaaataaaatggatataggggtggcatggtggtgtagtggttagtgctgtctcctcacagcaagaaggtctgggttcgagccccgtggccggcgagggcctttctgtgtggagtttgcatgttctccccgtgtccgtgtgggtttgctccggtttcccccacagtccaaagacatgcaggttaggttaactggtgactctaaattgaccgtaggtgtgaatgtgagtgtgaatggttgtctgtctgtcagccctgtgatgacctggcgacttgtccagggtgtaccacgccttttgcctgtagtcagctgggataggctccagcttgcctgtgatcctgtaggacaggataaagcaactacagataatgagatatgggTGTCAAGTATCTTTagtgtgtatataaaatatacTTGAGATATAcgatatgtgggtttttttttttaaaaccagcttaaggttggtctgtattgtgaaatactgtgactgagGTCTTAAATACGGACCAAGATctgtcatggtatttcatgatacagaccgGCCTTAAGCTGGGTGtggggtgtggtgtgtgtggttttttttttttttttttaaaaacaaattctaacagaaaatgtgtGCCTGAAAGGAAAACCATATTTAGAGCAAATCcaaaaacgagcttgtagcaggttttcttttgtttcatctccatcagggtagtaaaactcacttttgctgtgaacgctgtcgttattgctatccatgctgtaaaattaatgctgttatactgaaatgcaaaaataattgttgacaaattgctaccatgtttacAAGTCGCCAAAGGTCTGTAACCAGGGTCTGGATTGTAGGATTCCAGACCgcttgcgagccaatcagagtgcacaatttgatggaaaccggactgtgaaaacaactacatttaatATGAATTAAGTACAATAATGGCTAAATGTTACCAATAAAGCTGTACATGCACTGTGTAGGTAAGTGGTGTGATCATTTTGAATCGTGTGGTGTTTGGGCACCTGATATTAAGTGTAGAGCTGTCCTGTTTGCAGTTTCATTTTATACACACAGGGCAATCCTTAAACCACTTCACTTTCCTTTCCAGCGCTCACCTTAGCTCAGGAAGATGCTGGACATCCTAAGCCGCCTGCCAGCCTGCTGCCACCTGCTCCATTTGTCACCACAGCCAGTACTCCAAAAACAACCCCTTCCCATCCTAATGTAACTACGGCTGTGCCAACTCCCCACAATGTAACTACTGCTTCTCCAACTCCCCACAATACTACAACTGCCAATGTAACCACTGCTCCTCCGACTACCCACAGTACTACAACTGCCAATGTAACCACTGCTCCTCCGACTACCCACAATACTACAACTGCCAATGTAACCACTGCTCCTCCGACTACCCACAATACTACAACTGCCAAAGTAACCACTGCTCCTCCAACTACCCACAATACAACTGCCAAAGTAACCACTGCTCCTCCGACTACCCACAATACTACAACTGCCAATGTAACCACTGCTCCACCCCCCCCAAAACCTGAACCAACAGCACCAACCAACCTCACAGTGGGCAACTACACTGTGAAGGCTGGAAACAAGCTGTGCATCAAGGTCCAGGCAGCAATCCAGATCCGTGTCAGTCAGGTAAGGAAGCTATTTGTTGATCAACTTCATTTTTGATACAACTGCTTATGGTTCTTTATACCCTTGAAGTGTTTGATATTGCCATAATGTTTCCCTTTGTACATTTAGTCACCTTAGTGTTAGTAAGACTGACTCTTTTTAATGgatagtaacttttttttttttttttccttccttcctgaaattaatgatttttttttttgtaggtggCAGGCACCTATATTGTTCCAGGAAGTGCTAAAGGTGCTGGCAAATGTGAAGGAAATGCTGCCAACCTCACAATTACTTTCAAAGAGGGTGCCATCTTCATGAACTTCTTTAAGGTATGTCCAGAGTCCATTTTAATTGTGGAGGTGCCAACAAGAGTTCATCTTCAAATCTCATTTGAACTTGTCTTATGACTAATGAAGTCATGACTTGGTTTGCATGTTGGCCACGGAGTATAAATTAATTGCTGATGCATGCTGGAGAATGAAAATGAACTGGAAGAGGAAGTAGGCTGATGGTGCTATTTATTTTCTACCTTATGCAGCCTAGTAAATTCTTCCCTGATAAACATAGGTGGTGCATACCACTTTTGCTTCAGATACTGCATCCTGATGAATCTGGAATGACCATAATGACGCATGTAACATTAGGCTTGTTTTTAGCAATTTCTTGTTCTAGTTGTGTAAAACTCCAAAGGAGGTggggtgttctctctctctcttccccccccccccagtatagAGAAGTGATGTCTCTGACAAGCCAGTCATGTACTATGAAGTACATTTTCTGATGTGACTCATCCACTGCCCCTCATgctccttgtttttttttctggggcTCTGCATGATTGTGCTCACTTGCATATTGCACTTTCATTCTCTTTTTAAGAATGACACCACAAACGTCGTTTCTGTCAATGCTGTGACTGTCAACCTGACCTATGCCTTCAAGTCTGGAGGTAGGTGCGACATGCTGATCATGCAGTtgatttttatttgaatttttttcAAGCAGGTCTATGCATCTAAACATGCATCTTATCTTTCTATGTTTACTACAGTACACAGGGAATTTTGATCATGTGTGTTCCTTGTTGAATTATTTACAGATGCCAGAAAGATGGCTATCAGCAGCGTTGACCTAGCAGTTAGCCTCTATGCTGTTAAACAAGATGTATTAAACACATGCATGAACTTTGCTTCCTAGAAACAGATAAGCAGGGTAAACAAATGGTGCATAAGCCAACTTATTGGACTAGTCTTACTGAACTTCATTGTCTTATTTTCCAGTTAATAAGTAACCGAGTGACCTTTAACATGTCAAATATTCTAGCGTCATGACTCTGGGTGCTTTTTCACCTCCCTAAATATGGTTTAAGAGGTGAGTTAAACATGCATATTAAGATATTGCAGGATACTCTAGGGCAGTTATTTTCCAACAGTTGAAGTGTCCTAGTGCTATGCTGCTTAACCAGTTTGCCTGCATGTACAGATGGCAACCACAGGTCTTGATGCCCTAACACATGAACTGCAGATCAAGGACGGCAGTATAAACTAGCTTTTGATATTAACTTGTAGTAGGAATAGAAGTCAAATTGCATATAGTTTTGTATGTTCAAGTAGTGTTATTCAAGCTGCAGTTTCGTTACTGAGTGGAAAACTACAAAAAGAAAACGAACAGTGTCTGAGACAAGCTTGAACCTAATTTGCTGAATTAAACTTTCTTTTTTGGCCTATGCTCACGTTGACCTTTTTGAGGTTTGTTTTCCCTCAGTTGTGTCACGTTTGGCGTTGAAGAATGACTCTCTGCAACTCTTCAGCATGGCAACAGGTCACTCTTATTCCTGCAAGTTGGAGTCTGTCTTCATGGGTAATGATACCTTCCTAGAGTTCAGTCAGGACAAGATGCAAGCCTTCAACTTTACGAATGATATGTTTGGTCCCTGTAAGTAGCATTTCATTATTTAATGAATACCATTACTGGTAGTTTAAGGCTCTTTTAACAGATGTAATATGTATGGGGAAATGCACACTCTGGAAAAACTTGGACTGCAAAAGACTATTGTTTGTACATTTATCTAATGATGGTCTGACAAATGTTTATACACTTTGTACTGTGCATTAGATCATATTTGTATGAATTTTGCACTTTAGTGTCGGTTAGTTATCTGATCTCTTGGAAAGTCTTATGATGCTAGTTTAGCAGGATGCCTTTCTGCTTTTCACCTTCTCTAGCTGGAGTATCTGGTTGGGTAAGATGTTTATGGCCTATGTTAAGTACGTTGTAGACGTCTACTGCTGGTTCCAGCAAAGGTCCCTGCCTCTTGCATTTTAGAGGCAGTATAGTGCAAAATGTACTGCACTTCAATATACAgtactggtcaaaagtttgggccctttgtcatgggtttttttttttttttttttcctacatttgaATGTACCTGAAAACAAGGCTATGGAATTGCATGGTAAATAAGGGTTTCGTTATCTTGATTCTTCAAATGGGCCCCCATTTACCTTGACGCTCTGCACACTATTGGCCTTATAACCAgcgtcatgaggtagtcacctggagtgTTTTTAATTAACTGGTGTCTTGCCAAAAGTTAATTGCAATTCTTGCCTTGTGTGTGGGATCAAAATGGTAAATATTCAGCAGTCAAGAATTGCtcaactaataccctgtccacactagggattttgtactgatacgaaactactttcgtaccacaacacctgtccacactagcagctataccggtactgtagcattAACTGTATCagtacaaaacccacaaatgtatgcatTTCGtactggtactgtagcgcttcgcgtagtgtggacagatgaagcggctctgtatcgatacaaatataatgtgcaaagtcacacacctcaatgtgttcgctgaataaaatggtgaacagagatttgtttgtttctttctcaactgcctcgcacgttttatacgattcgactggataaatgaccaccagaaatagacTGTGCATTGACAGCAAAAAgcgcacacgttgtttcatccgccatattctcggaaggaagttactcggtagccACGGAAACATATTTTGTGCACATGCATTTCAactactgtgaaagaaaaccgcaagcatttctcgctagtgtggacagatgcactaaactgtactggtatactttgtatctatacagttataccactttcataccagtataagtgtgaacacagcataagtaaAGGGAAGCACCAATCCATTACTCTTAAAGCATGAGTTGTTGgctttattaataaaaaaaataatgactTGGGTGTcaagttttgactggtactgtgtgaatGCACTCCAGGCTTTAAATTCAATAGTACATCTCCAATATGTGTTGGGCTTTTTCTTTTAATCTTCTTGCCTTTGACTGCAGTAGTTCTTTACTGACCAAGTCACTTGTTAACACGAGTTTAATGTCCCCTGAAGATATTTCAAAATGGTAATGCCAAATTGTACTTTGGGTTAATTGTCTGCCATTTAACAAAAGGGCATGGATGCTCATGTTGGCTTTCGTTATGCTGAAGTGCCATTAGTTGCAGTATACCTAGCTTTACAGTATGTTTAAGTGACTCAATAGTCCTTCAAATTAATGGTTACTAGTATTGCGTGCAGTGTATGATGGCAAAATACTTGTTTTACTTCACTCGTGTCTCTTAATCCTAACGAAGACCTGCTTTAAAACTGTTTATGTAATATGGATGTTCTGGACAACATATTCAAACTGAAGCCCTCGGTGGCATGTCGAAGCGTACAGAAAAGGCTGTGCCCTATCCTGAGATGGGGAGCCCAAGCAAAATTAGCCATTCTCTCATGGAAGGAGGGGTGGCATACTCTCCCTGATCAGTTATGCTAGCCAATCATGTCCTTGGGCTTGTGTAGAGGTGGGTAGATGGTGCTTTTCCAAGTGTTAACCTGCTGGCTCTGGCAGAGGTTTGAGATGTAGTCAGCTGGCTTCACACGCCTTAGAAGCATGTGATTACCTTGTCACTCACTGTTTGGGTGCTGTAATGTGATGGGACAGAGCTGTcttgtgggtgggaattggccatgagTAATTTGGGGAGAAAGCTGGGTGAGGGAAGGAATGTCTTAATGTCCTGTTCATTTATAACTAAAGTAATCAGGCATCTCTCTGTTACTGTAGCTGACCTGTGCAAGGCTGACCAGCCAGACTACAGAGTGGCCATTGGTGTCGGTGTGGTGCTGCTCATCCTCATAATCATCGTAGTTGTGGCTTATCTCATCAGTAGGAAGAGAAGAACAGATGGGTACCAGACTCTCTGATGCAGAGAGTCCATCAGAGTAATCCAGAAAAGGACATTACCATCACAATTATCTGCACAAGCTAAATCTAGCATGAAGCAGCCCTTGACTCTGGATTTTTGGCAAGGTTTGCTCAGTCTATTAAACCTGACCTTTAATCCAGGCATCAGGTATAACCTCATTCAGATCATAAATGGTATTATAATATAAACTTGAGTTAGTTTCATTTTCCACATTCTTATATACTTTGGACACTTTCTACTCATGTTGCAGCATTTTCTTGTCCATCTTGGAACAGGAGTTCACTGTTCTGTGCTTTGTTCAAGTGTCTTAGTCATATCCATGTCCAACTGTTTGGTCAAGATGACCCTCTATTGAGACCCTGGTGCCTCTACTAAAAATATCTTGGACTTTTAATCAAGTAGTTATTTGTACAATGACAGCTGGATCTCAAACAACTGGCATTTGTGTACTGCAGATCTCATAAGCAGCTAGTCATCCTGCTTATTGATTGGCTCTTTATATGAAACGCTTGGCCTTGCCCAACTTGGCTTCATCCTAGCTCAGTGGCTTACCCGGTAAGAACATCAGATGCAAATGACTGTTAAAATAACCTCACTAACCAGAAGAAATTTCAATTGGTATTCTAATTTCTGTAAAGTTCAGATTGTCTCTTATGCCACTATCAGACAACCTGTCCTCAGGAATGCTCTTTTCTGACATTTGTTCTAAACTCTATGCACTGAAATTAAAAGGATTAAGGTTATAAGGGAAAGTTTGTAATGTGTGAATGCTGCAAATGGTGTGTTCTCTAAGGCTGTAAATTGGACCAAAAGGATTTTAGGGATTTGTGGTATAATAAACATTGGGGGGGTTGTCTTAAAAATGGAGTGAAACTGACAGCACCTTACTTTTAAATAACCCTGATGGTGGCTTCTAGTTTGTGTGCAAACTTAGCTTGGAAACTGTGTgcctgtaacttttttttttgcatgtaaagctgtcattttttttttccaaatgattTGACTGCAGTTCAAAAAATAAAGGGAATACTCTGTGAACTTGAATGTTGAACTGATCTGTGTTTGTAGTCTAAAGCTTGTACATGGAACAATTTATTAGAACTTTTGGTAGACTATTCTTtttcaagggctttttttttttttttccccaaaaaattatgctacagtggtgccggagagattttttttttttaaatactgcacTTTCTCTtgggtcagttcatggacagatgtcctgatgttttcctttagtTTGCTAGTGTACAAGgaagtcattgatggaacaatgacttTGTCctagtccaaaccatgatactacaatCACCATGTTTCAGatttaaggttcttatgttggaatgcagtattGTCTTTCCTCCATACATAATGCTGCCTTATTTAAatcaattttttttctctttcctgaGTAGTCTTCtaccttgtccatgtgatcttttttGCAAACTGTAGGTGGGCAGTGATctgttttggagagcagtagctttccccttgcaaccctgccatacacattgGTCAGTGTTGTTCTAAAAGTAGACTTGTgctcattagccaatatgagtggGGCctctagttgcttagaagttaccctgggttcctttgtgacctggcagactattacacaccttgctcttggagtgaacttctgttggttgaccactcctggagaaGATAGCACTACTTTTGAATTTCCTTCATCTGTCTGAATATGGATTGTTCTATTGAGTTCAAACTCTCTCTCAATGGGTTTGTAACACTTCAGCCTGATCAGCAACAActcctttttctgaggtcctcaaaatcGCCCTTGttcattggatccttttcctactTTTATATAAAATCAAATCTCAttgggttctctatctacttttaggagccGTGTGAAAAATGTTTTGGGGCGGTCATAGAGGAATTCCTAAAAGGTTCATGAACTGCTAAACTAAACATTGTAAGGAACCtacaatttttgtttttattcacttggAAGATATTTTTTATGAAGTGTTTAAACATAACCTGAACATGTAGGGCAGATCCAACACTTTGTGGCAGCCCTGGGATTTGAGATTAAAATAAAGTTAATCACTCCTAATGCACAATTGTGACATTTCATCCCTGTTTTAAGTAGCAATTTATAGCAACATAGTTGTTTTGAGCACTGCAGCTGTGCAGCTCACTCCAGATGTTTTTTTGGGGTCAAATTTCTCTGCATGGGGTGGAACTAAGTAACAGCGAATCAGAAAACGAGCAGAAATCTGCTACATGGGGACACATTCTTCTCTCTACAATAGTCTTTTTCTATATAAGGGATTTTTTTTCTATAATTTTTATACACTTCATTTTATACACTTCATTTTAGAGCACAGGATAAGCAAATATGGCAGGTAAGTTCTCAAACTTCAAGTAGTGGATTTTCTTTTTGCTAAAGTGTGGCAGGTTACATAAGGCTTTTACTTCAGTGAAGTTACACAAGACTGAACTTGCTGAAGTTTATTTCGGGTCGTTTTGTAATCAATAACTCTGCTGGAACAATTTTAATGCCCAGAATGTTGCATTAAAAATTGGACTTCAGTAATTGAGGTCTGAGCTGGTGTGGCGTGAGTTTATATAAACTGATTATCTGCGAAAGGGTATCTGTTTCTCTGTCCATAGTTGATGGCAAATGTTTGTATCctcatgtggttttttttttttttttttttattggaacaCCGTAAATATCCATAAAGCTTACAAATAAGCCAAGAAATCCCTGAAGTTAAAATAGCAGATAGGGGTCCCTGTCTTAAaaagcagcccccccccccccaaaaaaaaaaagtaataaagagGAAAACGTATTCTGAATAGAAGTTTTGATGACAGTAATGTTCTTCTTGAAATAGGCTACTGTGTGAAGGGTTTAAATGAtgttaaaattataggtttttgTGATGTTTAAAAGATGCGTCATAATTCTAAATGATCTAGTTAGTGCAAAAACAAGACCGCTTATCACTCAAAGAACACCCTGTCCCtggatgaagcatggtggtgctatTGTGCTATGGGGCTGCTGCTTTTCAGCTGGAACTGGGACACTATTCAAGTGCGAGTGAATCATGGCTAGCTCCACATACcaattttggcacaaaacctgcaggcctcttttagacagctgaagattaaaaaaaattttgcctTCCACCACGATAACTGAAAACACCAATCCAAATCAAAAAAGGAATGATAATGTTTTTGGTATGTCTCGGTCAGCTCAGTTCTAAATCCTACTGAAAATATTCAGTGTGTGAGAACCCTCACATTTTAATGATTTGGAGTATTTTTTGCAAGGTAAACTTGAAGAAAATTGACAAATCAAGATGTGCTACACAGACTCTCACCCAAAACAACAGAGCGCTGTATTGCAAACAAAAGGTGCTTTAATAAagtatttttttcccctttaaaacAGTTCTAATTGTTTTTCCAcacataccatccatccattatctgtaaccgcttatcctgtgcaggg contains the following coding sequences:
- the cd68 gene encoding macrosialin yields the protein MRLDSAQLMAAVFILGAALTLAQEDAGHPKPPASLLPPAPFVTTASTPKTTPSHPNVTTAVPTPHNVTTASPTPHNTTTANVTTAPPTTHSTTTANVTTAPPTTHNTTTANVTTAPPTTHNTTTAKVTTAPPTTHNTTAKVTTAPPTTHNTTTANVTTAPPPPKPEPTAPTNLTVGNYTVKAGNKLCIKVQAAIQIRVSQVAGTYIVPGSAKGAGKCEGNAANLTITFKEGAIFMNFFKNDTTNVVSVNAVTVNLTYAFKSGVVSRLALKNDSLQLFSMATGHSYSCKLESVFMGNDTFLEFSQDKMQAFNFTNDMFGPSDLCKADQPDYRVAIGVGVVLLILIIIVVVAYLISRKRRTDGYQTL